A region from the Drosophila bipectinata strain 14024-0381.07 chromosome 3R, DbipHiC1v2, whole genome shotgun sequence genome encodes:
- the LOC108129523 gene encoding neprilysin-4-like — protein MRLLYALFLVVPVLVHGENLSQDTWYTREVKRQAKAAEISSFMNKNVDPCENFYKFACGSYERINSAFSLQLVSTGLFDTLTKGYNRKILKMLNTPTDEHDTAEDLQVKHFYESCLEIKDLLPNYPEKLRNLISEFGTMPVLEGDSWQEDDFDWVETTARMAHSYGISPLIGLDVSKDIANNSINRIYLGQQEFPLESRSMYVDNETQIYRKKYQGTIKSYLQTFLGVEKALAQRTAKELINFEVDLARGLVDESDGLDIKNLTELISIAEMNKRYAPTLDISRLVSITLDEKVTDDIYEFGSRFQRNLVEVLKRTPRRTVANYMYFRLIYEFIEIPADSPEKQEKDCLTIVKKIFAKNLDNMFYRRYNNDKSSAEIESIWRQLKATFRESLRSSPLLDWIERPIRNLAIAKLEGMTLQVSNYVDHNFTAEFEGLNLQSTDYVENFRQISLVAARQTRQKLHQPAEPLDAGETLSYTPANILVENTIKVPVSLLQPFYIWADVYPNAITFGSLAYLIGHELIHGFDDTGRGFDSHGNAHDWWDERSSNSFQDRRKCFTRQYGNYAYDGIQLKKSIAQSENIADNGGVRLAYTAYRKWYDEQLRTYGGALELEEERLPTLNYSGLQLFFISFAQIWCNDVHPVVRAMQVSTDQHMPGQIRVIGSLSNFDQFSEVFQCPAGSPMNPAEKCVLY, from the coding sequence ATGCGGTTGCTCTACGCATTATTTCTGGTTGTTCCCGTACTCGTCCACGGGGAAAACCTGAGCCAAGACACTTGGTATACCCGGGAAGTGAAGCGCCAGGCCAAGGCTGCAGAAATCTCGAGCTTCATGAACAAAAACGTAGATCCCTGCGAGAATTTCTACAAATTCGCATGTGGCAGCTACGAACGCATCAACTCAGCGTTCAGTCTCCAGTTGGTTTCAACCGGATTATTCGACACCCTGACCAAGGGCTACAACCGCAAGATCTTGAAGATGCTGAACACTCCGACGGATGAGCACGACACCGCTGAGGATCTGCAGGTGAAACACTTCTATGAGTCATGCCTCGAAATAAAAGACCTTTTGCCGAACTACCCTGAGAAGCTGAGAAACCTCATATCTGAGTTCGGGACGATGCCAGTTCTCGAGGGAGACTCCTGGCAGGAGGATGACTTTGACTGGGTGGAGACCACAGCCAGGATGGCCCACAGCTATGGAATATCCCCGCTTATTGGCTTGGACGTCTCTAAAGACATTGCCAATAACAGCATCAATAGGATATATTTGGGACAGCAGGAGTTCCCTTTGGAGTCTCGCAGCATGTACGTTGACAATGAGACCCAAATCTATCGGAAAAAGTACCAAGGCACCATAAAGAGTTATTTGCAAACTTTTCTTGGAGTCGAGAAAGCTCTGGCGCAACGAACCGCCAAGGAGCTAATCAATTTTGAGGTCGACCTTGCCCGCGGATTGGTGGACGAGTCTGACGGCCTGGATATCAAAAATCTAACAGAACTGATAAGTATCGCTGAGATGAATAAGCGCTACGCCCCCACCCTGGACATATCGCGACTGGTCTCCATCACGCTGGACGAGAAGGTGACGGACGATATCTACGAGTTCGGTTCCCGTTTTCAGCGTAATCTGGTAGAGGTCCTAAAACGCACTCCCAGGCGAACGGTGGCCAACTATATGTACTTCCGCCTCATCTACGAATTCATTGAGatcccagccgattcccccgAGAAACAAGAAAAGGATTGTCTGACTATCGTCAAGAAAATATTCGCCAAGAATCTTGATAACATGTTCTACAGGCGGTACAACAATGATAAGTCTTCCGCTGAGATAGAGTCCATTTGGCGTCAACTGAAGGCCACCTTCAGGGAGTCGTTGCGCTCCAGTCCCCTGCTGGACTGGATCGAGAGACCCATCCGGAACCTTGCCATTGCCAAGCTGGAGGGCATGACTCTACAGGTGAGCAACTACGTCGACCACAACTTTACCGCGGAGTTCGAGGGCCTGAATCTGCAGAGCACCGACTATGTTGAGAATTTCCGCCAGATAAGTCTGGTGGCAGCTCGTCAAACTCGACAGAAGCTCCACCAACCCGCGGAACCTCTGGATGCCGGCGAAACGCTTAGCTATACACCAGCCAATATCCTGGTAGAGAATACCATCAAAGTGCCGGTGTCGCTGCTCCAGCCCTTCTACATTTGGGCCGATGTCTATCCCAATGCGATCACGTTCGGATCCCTGGCCTACTTGATTGGGCACGAGCTAATCCACGGTTTTGATGATACTGGTCGGGGATTCGATTCCCATGGTAATGCACATGACTGGTGGGACGAAAGGTCGAGCAACAGCTTCCAGGATCGGAGGAAGTGCTTCACCAGACAGTATGGGAACTACGCGTACGATGGGATTCAGTTGAAGAAGTCCATTGCGCAGTCGGAGAACATCGCCGACAATGGAGGCGTCCGGCTTGCGTACACCGCCTACAGGAAGTGGTACGACGAACAGCTAAGAACATATGGAGGTGCACTGGAACTGGAAGAGGAGCGCCTGCCCACACTGAACTACTCCGGGTTGCAGCTGTTCTTCATAAGCTTTGCACAGATTTGGTGCAACGATGTTCATCCCGTTGTGAGGGCTATGCAGGTATCCACTGATCAGCACATGCCCGGCCAGATTCGTGTCATTGGATCCTTGTCCAACTTCGACCAGTTTTCGGAGGTCTTCCAGTGCCCAGCGGGCTCGCCCATGAACCCCGCAGAGAAGTGTGTTCTTTACTAG